Proteins encoded in a region of the Methanobrevibacter millerae genome:
- a CDS encoding MFS transporter, with product MESKNLLLLICTVLSFFTVFAVNAVTIVIPSIASEYGMSNIIQNWVTIIFLLVVAVLSVPAGQISAKFGLKKVTNMSIILFIIISIVNVLVTTQEQFLACRFILGISLAFINVTSMAMIVSAFPPEERGKALGINITGVYVGLSLSPVLGGILNYNLGWRSVVLFGVPFLFVILALLLTKIDEEWISFKGIPLDIKGSLTYGIGMVLFMYGFTILNTQLGIVLTILGILILIIFGLIELRQSYPVFNINFFKNHKFLSANFASLCAYLATYAVTTILNYHLQYIKGFDSQTAGLILLVAPLCQVVLAPIAGRLSDKYVPQILAAIGMALGTISLFLFSSLNGQSPLEFLILSMIIYGIGFGLFSPPNTNVIMGSVPPKDTSVASAAVATMRTVGQAMSMGILTLVFAFVMGNVPIIEQYYPLLISSCQITCLICVVLCIASVFASLVGIKSTN from the coding sequence ATGGAGTCAAAAAATCTTCTTTTATTGATTTGTACAGTATTGTCATTTTTCACAGTTTTTGCAGTCAATGCAGTGACTATTGTAATTCCAAGTATTGCCAGTGAGTATGGAATGAGCAATATTATTCAAAATTGGGTTACTATTATATTTTTATTGGTTGTGGCAGTTCTGTCGGTTCCAGCAGGCCAAATTTCTGCTAAATTTGGCCTTAAAAAAGTCACAAATATGAGTATTATTTTATTTATTATAATTTCAATTGTTAATGTGCTTGTAACAACACAGGAACAATTCCTTGCTTGTAGGTTTATTTTAGGAATTTCACTTGCTTTTATTAATGTTACTTCAATGGCAATGATTGTATCTGCATTTCCTCCTGAAGAAAGAGGTAAGGCATTAGGCATTAACATCACTGGTGTTTATGTTGGGCTGTCATTATCTCCTGTTCTTGGTGGAATATTAAATTACAATCTTGGATGGAGATCTGTAGTATTGTTTGGAGTACCATTCTTATTTGTAATATTGGCTTTACTTTTAACCAAAATTGATGAGGAATGGATTTCATTTAAAGGCATTCCACTGGATATTAAAGGTTCATTAACATATGGAATAGGTATGGTTCTTTTCATGTATGGGTTCACTATACTGAATACTCAATTGGGAATTGTATTGACTATTTTAGGAATCCTGATCTTAATAATATTTGGATTAATTGAGCTAAGACAGTCATATCCGGTATTTAACATTAATTTTTTCAAAAATCACAAGTTTTTATCCGCCAATTTCGCATCACTGTGTGCCTACTTGGCAACATATGCAGTAACGACAATACTAAATTATCATTTGCAGTATATTAAGGGATTTGATTCACAGACTGCAGGTTTAATACTGCTTGTTGCACCGCTATGTCAGGTGGTGCTTGCGCCAATAGCCGGAAGATTATCTGATAAGTATGTTCCACAAATTCTGGCAGCTATTGGAATGGCATTGGGAACGATTTCATTATTTTTATTCTCATCTTTAAACGGTCAATCTCCTCTTGAGTTTTTAATATTATCTATGATAATTTATGGTATTGGATTTGGACTTTTTTCACCACCAAATACGAATGTGATAATGGGTTCGGTTCCTCCTAAAGATACATCCGTTGCTTCAGCTGCTGTTGCAACGATGCGTACTGTTGGCCAGGCAATGAGTATGGGAATATTGACATTGGTATTTGCTTTTGTAATGGGAAATGTTCCTATTATTGAACAGTATTATCCATTACTGATAAGCAGTTGTCAAATAACATGCCTGATTTGTGTGGTTCTATGCATTGCATCAGTTTTTGCTTCATTAGTTGGTATAAAATCAACTAATTAA
- a CDS encoding carboxypeptidase-like regulatory domain-containing protein, with translation MKIKHVLIVFLALSLLCSMTCVSALDNDKNNTLNHDEISVNVADESDKLESSLNGGNTLDELEKIIENAKPGDVINLNKDYYCSQTNETYGIYVFDNVTIDGHGHFFDGNGSNMSNAFVAYGNNVVLKNIKFVNWTLDNYHSVILWGGNNGTIQNCIFENNNVFDGEVIDWLGNEGHLYDSTFLNNSADSGSTIYWKANYGYISGCYFADNSAETGGSIIWVGKEGLIENTTFNNNAADEGGAIYWDGLFGTLKNIHFTNNQATDGGAIFSDASGLNVSECSFDTNFANESGGSIYFAGGDAEIHDSEFISNNADAGGAIFIDDYIVLDVFDSSFSNNTANAGGAILVEGELNFYNSICSNNSANKIGGAIYSEFYAFIANSTFTQNIAEKGGAIFIEDGEIINSTLLNNNAKISGGALYVDEKLNIVNSTFKNNNAVDGSNTIAVYGEDSVTIDNQTTCDDFCIQELVDVYIDVSDIVYGDTLNMFFDIYGLNQTFDGKILNITLNNKKYSAKIVNNSANLTIPNLNVGVYSGYVIFNDYPDCGGGDSYSFNVNKIDTMMFPHNVPIIGINAFNLSATIYPSDAKGKIYFDLNGTEYVADVKNGVASVIVDKLIPDYYLINLKYSGDSIYSYSESVILLQVDEHYPVITAPDVEKYYKGSERFIITLTDNTASPIANATVKININDVEYTRVTDSKGVTSIALGLSGGDYDVTTEFNSSKAYSTVKIKSTVEGSDIEKMFRNGTQYYAKFMDSNGKTLPNNTAVTFNINGVMYTRNTNASGVARLNINLNPGDYIITATNPKTNEMYSNVITVLSPISENDDLVKYYKNDSQYSIRLLDNEGNPVGANVSATFNINGVFYTRYSNASGHVKLNINLAPGNYVITAEYNGVKASNYINVLPTLEAKDLSMKYRDGSKFEVKVLDGTGDALANANVNLNINGVLYTRISDDEGIARLNINLMPGQYIITSSYNTLNISNKITISS, from the coding sequence ATGAAAATAAAACATGTTTTAATCGTGTTTTTAGCGCTATCATTATTATGCTCTATGACATGTGTGTCAGCTTTGGATAATGATAAAAATAACACTTTAAATCATGATGAAATTAGTGTTAATGTCGCTGATGAATCTGATAAATTAGAAAGTTCTCTTAATGGTGGAAATACATTGGATGAACTTGAAAAAATAATTGAAAATGCAAAACCGGGAGATGTAATTAATTTAAACAAGGATTATTATTGTTCACAGACTAATGAAACTTATGGAATATATGTTTTTGATAATGTGACTATAGATGGGCATGGACATTTCTTTGATGGAAATGGATCTAACATGTCTAATGCATTTGTTGCTTATGGAAATAATGTTGTTTTGAAAAATATTAAATTTGTTAATTGGACTTTGGACAATTATCATAGTGTAATTCTATGGGGCGGAAACAATGGTACAATTCAAAACTGTATTTTTGAAAACAATAATGTTTTTGACGGTGAGGTTATTGACTGGTTAGGTAATGAAGGTCATTTGTACGATTCCACTTTTTTAAATAATAGTGCGGATTCTGGAAGTACGATATATTGGAAGGCTAATTATGGATATATCTCTGGCTGTTATTTTGCAGATAATTCCGCTGAAACTGGTGGTTCAATAATATGGGTAGGAAAAGAAGGTTTGATTGAAAATACTACTTTCAATAACAATGCTGCTGATGAAGGAGGTGCAATTTATTGGGATGGACTTTTCGGTACATTAAAAAATATTCATTTCACTAACAATCAAGCTACTGATGGTGGTGCTATATTTAGTGATGCCAGTGGTTTAAATGTATCCGAATGTTCATTCGATACTAATTTTGCTAATGAAAGTGGTGGTTCCATTTATTTTGCAGGCGGAGATGCTGAAATACATGATTCTGAATTCATAAGTAATAATGCTGATGCTGGTGGTGCTATATTTATCGATGATTATATCGTTTTGGATGTATTCGATTCCTCTTTTTCAAATAATACCGCTAATGCTGGTGGTGCAATTTTAGTTGAAGGGGAATTAAATTTTTATAATTCTATTTGTTCAAATAATTCTGCAAATAAAATTGGTGGTGCTATTTACAGTGAATTTTATGCATTTATTGCAAACTCTACATTTACTCAAAATATTGCTGAAAAAGGTGGTGCTATATTTATTGAAGATGGAGAGATTATTAATTCCACATTATTAAATAACAACGCAAAAATTAGTGGTGGAGCATTGTATGTTGATGAAAAATTAAATATTGTGAATTCTACTTTTAAAAATAATAATGCGGTTGATGGAAGTAACACTATTGCAGTTTATGGGGAGGATTCAGTTACTATAGACAATCAAACTACTTGTGATGATTTCTGTATTCAGGAATTGGTTGATGTATATATAGATGTTTCTGATATTGTTTATGGTGATACTTTAAACATGTTTTTTGACATATATGGTCTTAATCAAACATTTGATGGCAAAATTCTCAATATTACATTGAATAATAAGAAATATTCCGCAAAGATTGTTAATAATAGTGCAAATTTAACCATTCCTAATTTAAATGTTGGTGTTTATTCAGGTTATGTGATTTTCAACGATTATCCTGATTGTGGTGGAGGAGATTCATATAGTTTTAATGTTAATAAAATTGATACTATGATGTTTCCACATAACGTACCAATCATAGGAATCAATGCTTTTAATTTATCTGCAACTATTTATCCTTCTGATGCAAAGGGTAAAATATATTTTGATTTAAATGGTACAGAGTATGTTGCAGATGTTAAAAATGGTGTTGCAAGTGTCATAGTTGATAAATTAATTCCGGATTATTATTTGATTAATTTAAAATATTCGGGAGATTCTATTTATAGTTATTCCGAATCTGTTATTTTACTTCAGGTTGATGAACATTATCCTGTAATCACTGCACCGGATGTGGAAAAATATTATAAAGGTTCTGAACGTTTCATTATTACATTAACAGATAATACTGCTTCACCGATAGCTAATGCTACCGTTAAAATAAATATTAATGACGTTGAGTATACAAGAGTCACTGATAGTAAAGGAGTTACTTCAATAGCATTGGGATTGTCTGGTGGAGATTATGATGTAACTACAGAATTCAATTCTTCCAAAGCCTATTCTACGGTTAAAATTAAAAGTACTGTCGAAGGATCTGATATTGAAAAGATGTTCCGCAATGGAACTCAGTACTATGCTAAATTCATGGATTCTAATGGTAAGACTTTGCCTAATAATACTGCAGTGACTTTCAACATTAACGGGGTAATGTATACTCGTAATACAAATGCTTCAGGTGTTGCTCGTTTGAATATTAATTTAAATCCGGGTGATTACATAATCACAGCAACCAATCCTAAAACTAATGAAATGTATTCCAATGTTATCACAGTTTTATCTCCAATCTCTGAAAATGATGATTTGGTTAAATACTATAAAAATGATTCACAGTATTCCATCAGGCTTTTGGATAATGAAGGTAATCCTGTAGGTGCTAATGTAAGTGCAACATTCAATATTAATGGAGTATTTTATACACGTTATTCCAATGCTTCAGGTCATGTTAAGTTAAATATTAACCTTGCTCCTGGAAATTATGTTATAACTGCAGAGTATAATGGGGTAAAGGCTTCTAATTACATTAATGTATTGCCTACCCTGGAAGCTAAAGACTTATCTATGAAGTATCGTGACGGATCTAAATTCGAAGTTAAGGTATTGGATGGCACTGGTGATGCATTAGCTAATGCTAACGTTAATTTAAATATTAATGGTGTACTTTACACACGTATCAGTGACGATGAAGGTATTGCCCGTTTAAACATTAATTTAATGCCTGGTCAATATATCATTACTTCAAGTTATAATACTTTAAATATTTCAAATAAAATTACTATTTCAAGTTAA